A genomic stretch from Argiope bruennichi chromosome 2, qqArgBrue1.1, whole genome shotgun sequence includes:
- the LOC129962164 gene encoding glycine receptor subunit alpha-2-like, with translation MDLLPSGYEIHRPPANEGESTKIFTWVQILDFGDINQANMDYLLHAFVIHIWNDSRLLVDRYRGRDGPTFLHEKCRDYVWTPYIFYETVKDAKSDQPHLPTSEFKILPDGAIFISTKFIFRAFCPMYLEHFPFDTQTCVFKISMLTSNALTELQWIGGPDSPYKHDRTSVEVLKEPRLLLFYFKEPINESEMDIYTEGEYTTLKIKFSITRQLTGIILAVYIPSTMIVVMSWVGFWLGVEHVPARVALSVTSLLTLCTQVQQYKTELPPANYMKAMDIWLFICIFIVFSTLVEFALSYNNQQKQCIKQATEMRSANEVKKTESEKVLTAGFWATNSEKSRKEERKTSENSPSQKSVQEKWISKNNRIYFSSKTDEICRILLFSFIAKL, from the exons GAGAATCAACAAAGATTTTCACTTGGGTTCAGATATTGGATTTTGGAGATATAAATCAAGCAAATATG GATTATTTACTGCATGCTTTCGTAATCCACATTTGGAATGATTCGCGTCTGTTAGTGGATCGGTATAGAGGAAGAGACGGACCGACGTTCCTCCATGAAAAATGTAGAGATTACGTGTGGACAccttacattttttatgaaacagtGAAAGATGCCAAATCTGATCAGCCACATTTGCCGACATCAGAGTTCAAGATTTTGCCAGATGGAGCAATTTTTATATCTACAAA ATTTATCTTCAGAGCTTTTTGTCCAATGTATTTGGAGCATTTTCCTTTTGATACGCAAACCTGCGTTTTCAAGATTTCAATGT TGACATCAAATGCCTTGACAGAATTGCAATGGATCGGAGGGCCGGACAGTCCCTACAAGCATGACAGAACGTCTGTTGAGGTATTGAAGGAACCTCGTCTCCTCTTGTTTTACTTCAAAGAACCGATTAATGAATCTGAAATGGATATATACACCGAAG GAGAATATACCACTTTGAAAATCAAGTTCTCAATTACGCGTCAATTGACAGGAATCATCCTTGCTGTATATATTCCTTCAACAATGATCGTGGTGATGAGTTGGGTTGGCTTCTGGTTAGGGGTGGAGCACGTTCCAGCAAGAGTGGCACTCAGCGTCACTTCACTCTTGACTCTCTGCACTCAG GTGCAGCAGTACAAGACTGAATTACCACCAGCCAATTATATGAAAGCCATGGACATCTGGTtgttcatttgtatatttattgtattctCTACTTTAGTCGAATTTGCTCTTAGCTATAATAATCAACAAAAGCAATGTATTAAACAAGCTACTGAAATG CGTTCCgcaaatgaagtgaaaaaaacaGAAAGCGAAAAGGTGCTCACTGCTGGTTTTTGGGCAACTAATTCCGAAAAAAGCagaaaagaagagagaaaaactTCTGAAAATTCTCCCAGCCAGAAATCTGTTCAAGAGAAATGGATTTCTAAGAATAACAGAATTTATTTCTCAagtaaaacagatgaaatttgcaGAATTTT GTTGTTCTCGTTCattgcaaaattatga